caggtgcactgtgaaccaggctgggtgctggtgTCCCTGGTCagtcaggtgcactgtgaaccaggctgggtgctggagtccctgatcagtcaggtgcactgtgaaccaggctgggtgctggagaccctgatcggtcaggtgcactgtgaaccaggctgggtgctggagtccctgatcggtcaggtgcactgtgaaccaggctgggtgctggagtccctgatcggtcaggtgcactgtgaaccaggctgggtgctggacaccctgatcggtcaggtgcactgtgaaccaggctgggtgctggacaccctgatcggtcaggtgcactgtgaaccaggctgggtgctggacaccctgatcggtcaggtgcactgtgaaccaggctgggtgctggacaccctgatcggtcaggtgcactgtgaaccaggctgggtgctggagtccctgatcggtcaggtacactgtgaaccaggctgggtgctggacTACCTGATCGGTCAGGTacactgtgaaccaggctgggtgctggacACCCTGATCGGTCAGGTacactgtgaaccaggctgggtgctggagtccctgatcggtcaggtgcactgtgaaccaggctgggtgctggacTACCTGATCGGTCAGGTacactgtgaaccaggctgggtgctggacACCCTGATCGGTCAGGTacactgtgaaccaggctgggtgctggacACCCTGATCGGTCAGGTacactgtgaaccaggctgggtgctggacACCCTGATCGGTCAGGTacactgtgaaccaggctgggtgctggagtccCTGATCAGTCAGGTACACTGTGAACCGCACCCTTCTCCTGTTGAAGCGTTGGAATGTTCTCTTTCTCTAAGTTTTCAAGCCTGACTGTCTCAGGTCTGATttcctgtgtctctctctctctcagtggatATCTGGTCAGTTGGCTGCATCATGGCTGAGATGTTGTCTGGGAAGCCTCTCTTCAAGGGGAATGATCGTATCCTTTAACCTGGAGACCCGTCTCTCTGTGCGGTTCCTGAACACACTGTGACCCCAGCTGACGGGCTGTCGCTGGGTCCTGTCTCACAGGAGAGGGATGTGTGTCGCTGGGTCCTGTCTCACAGGGGAGGGATGTGTGTCGCTGGGTCCTGTCTCACAGAGGAGGGACGTGTGTCGCTGGGTCCTGTCTCACAGGGGAGGGACGTGTGTCGCTGGGTCCTGTCTCATAGGAGAGGGACGTGTGTCGCTGGGTCCTGTCTCACAGGGGAGGGATGTGTGTCGCTGGTTCCTGTCTCACAGGGGAGGGATGTGTGTCGCTGGGTCCTGTCTCACAGGGGAGGGATGTGTGTCGCTGTGTCCTGTCTCACAGGGGAGGGAGGTGTGTCGCTGGGTCCTGTCTCACAGGGGAGGGAGGTTTGTCTGTGTGTTGCTGACTATTTCTAGAACCCCCTTGACGTTGACCTCTAGATCTGGATCAGCTGACAGAGATCATGAAGATCACAGGGACACCTACGCAAGACTTCATTCATAAGCTGCAGAGCCAGGACGTGAGTTTACACTTCACTCTTCCACATTGAAATATACATTGAGAAACAGGATGTAGAGTAGACCCCAATATTGCTGTGGAACAGCCCTGTGAAACAACTTTGTATCACTTTCACAAGTTAGTTGGTTAGGTCACATTAAAATAGGTTTActgtttacttattattattatatgtagttCAAGGAGCCATGCTACTGTCCACTGTCTGTTTGAACTGTCAAGGCTGTGAAGGAGCCATGCTACTGTCCACTGTCTGTTTGAACTGTCAGGGCTGTGAAGGAGCCAGGCTGCTTCCCGCTGTCTGATTGAACTGTCAGGGCTGTGAAGGAGCCAGGCTGCTGCCCGCTGTCTGATTGAACTGTCAGGGCTGTGAAGGAGCCAGGCTGCTTCCAGCTGTCTGATTGAACTGTCAGGGCTGTGAAGGAGCCAGTCTGTTTCCCGCTGTCTGATTGAACTGTCAGGGCTGTGAAGGAGCCAGGTTGCTGCCCCTGTCTGATTGAACTGCCAGGGCTGTGAAGGAGCCAGGCTGCTTCCCGCTGTCTGATTGAACTGCCAGGGCTGTGAAGGAGCCAGGCTGCTGCCCGCTGTCTGATTGAACTGTCAGGGCTGTGAAGGAGCCAGGCTGCTGCCCGCTGTCTGATTGAACTGTCAGGGCTGTGAAGGAGCCAGGCTGCTTCCCGCTGTCTGATTGAACTGTCAGGGCTGTGAATCCCATGGAAGTGTCTTCAGGGGAGTAGACAAAATGCTACAGCTTTATTCTCTTTCTCTATTCCTTTTTTTCCAGGCTAAGAATTACATCATGAGTTTACCCAAAGTCCAGAAGAAAGACttgcaagtgtttttttcaaaagcaaaccCTCTAGGTAGGTGTGCTGTGGTTTGAAAAGGTCAGAATATTACTTCAGAAATTCCTGGTACAGGGCAGTGATGGAGAGCCCAGGCTTCGAGTTCAGTGTTGAAGCATCCGATAAAAGGGCAGCTGAGAGTTTTAATGATCAGTATTTAAGAGTcaacagtgctggagagctgagagagtctgtgtgtgatgcagtgctggacggtgtgtgatgcagtgctggtcTATGTGTAATacagtgctggtctgtgtgatgcagtgctgtctgtgtgtaatgctgtgtgtgatgcagtgctgtctgtgtgtaatgctgtgtgtgatgcagtgctggtctgtgtgtgatgcagtgctggtctgtgtgtgatgcagtgctggtcagtgtgtaatgcagtgctcgtctgtgtgtgatgcagtgctggtctgtgtaatgctgtgtgtgatgcagtgctggtctgtgtgtgatgcagtgctcgtctgtgtgtaatacagtgctggtctgtgtgtgatgcagtgctgtctgtgtgtaatgctgtgtgtgatgcagtgctgtctgtgtgtaatgctgtgtgtgatgcagtgctcgtctgtgtgtgatgcagtgctcgtctgtgtgtgatgcagtgctgtctgtgtgtaatgctgtgtgtgatgcagtgctggtctgtgtgtaatgcagtgctggtctgtgtgatgcagtgctgtctgtgtgtaatgctgtgtgtgatgcagtgctggtctgtgtgtaatgctgtgtgtgatgcagtgctgtctatgtgtaatgctgtgtgtgatgcagtgctggtctgtgtgtgatgctgtgtgtgatgcagtgctggtctgtgtgtgatgcagtgctggtctgtgtgtaatgctgtgtgtgatgcagtgctggtctgtgtgtgatgcagtgctgtctgtgtgtgatgcagtgctcgtctgtgtgtaatgctgtgtgtgatgcagtgctggtctgtgtgtaatgctgtgtgtgatgcagtgccgGTCTGTGTGTGATACAGTGCTAGTCtgtgtgtgatacagtgctggtctgtgtgtgatgcagtgctggtctgtgtgtgatgctgtgtgtgatgcagtgctggtctgtttgtgatgcagtgctggtcagtgtgtaatgcagtgctggtctgtgtgtgatacagtgctggtctgtgtgtgatgcagtgccgttctgtgtgtgatgcagtgctggtctgtgtgtgatgcagtgctggtctgtgtgtgatgcagtgctgtctgtataatgctgtgtgtgatgcagtgctgtctgtgtgtaatgctgtgtgtgatgcagtgctcgtctgtgtgtgatgcagtgctggtctgtgtgtgatgcagtgctggtctgtgtgtgatgcatgtctgtgtgtgatgcagtgctggtctgtgtgtgatgcagtgctggtctgtgtgtgatgcagtgctggtctgtgtgtaatgctgtgtgtgatgcagtgctggtctgtgtgtgatgcagtgctggtctgtgtgtgatgcagtgctcgtctgtgtgtgatgcagtgctcgtctgtgtgtaatgctgtgtgtgatgcagtgctcgtctgtgtgtgatgcagtgctggtctgtgtgtaatgctgtgtgtgatgcagtgctggtctgtgtgtgatgcagtgctggtctgtgtgtaatgctgtgtgtgatacagtgctggtctgtgtgtgatgcagtgctggtctgtgtgtgatgcagtgctcgtctgtgtgtgatgcagtgctcgtctgtgtgtgatgcagtgctggtctgtgtgtaatgctgtgtgtgatgcagtgctggtctgtttgtgatgcagtgctggtcagtgtgtaatGTGCCTCGCTGTCCCCAGCGGTCAGTCTGCTGGAGAAGATGCTGGTTCTGGACGCGGAGCGGAGGATCACAGCGGCCGAGGCACTGGCTCACCCGTACTTCGAGTCGTACCGAGAACCCGACGAGGAGACCGAGGCTGAGCCCTACGATGAGACCCTGGACCATGCAGacatgcctgtggagcagtggaAACGTGAGACGGAGAgggacagatagagagagagagacttgttGTTAAgactgctgttttgtatttttaaagcctgttttgattACTTCAGTAATGTTTCATAAACTGAAAACCAGGCTTCTGCTGTTTCTATAATTCATTTGaatagtattttaaattaaatgtgtaattaaagCTTAGCAAAGAGCAATGTCTATCTGGTATCCTTGCTGTTATTTTTAGTTTGCTGATTAATTCAATTAGCAGGAAAAAGTGTGAGTGGGGATGGAAAtcaggctcccattgcatagcagtttgatccattcctggttttactatgagtttagtaagactcACCTGATCTTGTTACCTTGTTGGGTAGGTATGggtggggctcccaagtggcgcatccagtaaagggcTCTGTGTGGTGCAGGAGatctggagatcgcaggttcgaatccaggctgtcacagccgaccgtgaccgggggttcctagggggtggcgcacaattggcacaATCGGGTAGAGAGgtcttaggtcggcagggaaatccacggttcaccatgcaccagcgacccctgtggccgatagggcgcctgcggttctgcagtggagccaccaggtCTGTGttgtctggtggcctcgctgtggatctgcagtgagAAACATGACTGGCTGGCAGGAGCGCGTTTCAGAGGACCTGTGTTCCAGCCTCAGGGGGCAAGCAGCGAAGTgtgatacaaataataattgggcattacaaaattgggaagaaaaaccagagtaaaaataaataaattggcgacgactaaatattaaaaaaattcctctctctctctctctctgtctctgtccagGTCACACGTTCACAGAGATCCTGACCTTCAAGCCGGCAGTGCTGGAGTCTCGGGAGACATCCCTGTAATGCTGGAGAGGAGCAGGCTGCCTGTCTGCGCTGAGGGGAGAAGGGCAGCATTGCTACACATGCAATAAGCAGGGACTGGACCAGAGGACTATCCCAGCCTGACTTCAAACTCACAACCTGCAAATCTGAGTgatatcagggatggaaataagactccaattgcacagCAGAGTCACCCATTCCAGCTGTgttagccccagtgtgtatagataacaagctcagatgtgtcttaataaacccatagtaaaaccaggaatggatcagtcaTACTTCCATCCCTGGTCTGCCTTAGCctcatttatttaaacatcacTGCTACTGTCTCTCCATTcacatctatctgtctgtctgtctttcttttgCTGTCTGATGTCCACATAAAACAAAACGATAGTGTCACTGTAGCCATAGAAATGCTGTACAGACATTAAACAAGCAGTCTCCCTGT
This window of the Polyodon spathula isolate WHYD16114869_AA chromosome 7, ASM1765450v1, whole genome shotgun sequence genome carries:
- the LOC121317948 gene encoding mitogen-activated protein kinase 12-like isoform X1, whose protein sequence is MKHENVIGLVDVFTPDVSLDRFQDFYLVMPFMGTDLGRIMKLEKLTEDRIQFLVYQILKGLKYIHSSGIIHRDLKPGNLSVNQDCELKILDFGLARHADSEMTGYVVTRWYRAPEVILNWMHYTQTVDIWSVGCIMAEMLSGKPLFKGNDHLDQLTEIMKITGTPTQDFIHKLQSQDAKNYIMSLPKVQKKDLQVFFSKANPLAVSLLEKMLVLDAERRITAAEALAHPYFESYREPDEETEAEPYDETLDHADMPVEQWKRHTFTEILTFKPAVLESRETSL